The following DNA comes from Papaver somniferum cultivar HN1 unplaced genomic scaffold, ASM357369v1 unplaced-scaffold_128, whole genome shotgun sequence.
TGATAACATAATTGACATACAAATTTATAAAGGCCAAGATAATCAGGGGACACAATATTGGTGAAATAGTGTGTTTAATAAGAGAAAAATCCTACCCAAACTGCGATACCTTAAATTTTGTGCTACAGAGAAACCAATCCCCTATTAAGATTACAAATATGAAGCTACAAATAATGGATTGGTCTGATATTAATCGAGGTTCTAAGATATGACTTAAAATTATCGTAGTTGtcttcttaataaaagtatattaaGAAGACAACAATTTCATCCATTAAACAACAAAAGAATTAGACAATGTAAGTTTAAAGGAACAACCAAAGAAAGTTTGTGGATAATAAAACACAAAACAAGGATGTATGGATGTGCTTTTAAGTTCAAAAAGGGATCAAAAATAGATATGCTTTTAGGTTCAAAAAGGGATCCAAAAATCAGTTTACCAATACAAATACGAGGTAATGTTGCATTTTTATTCTGAATATGTTCATACATTTTTCCATGTTTACCGAGGAACTGTAAAAAATTATGTTCCTTTGTTTAAAACTaatttttattatgacaaaagTATATTATGCATAAGATGCTGCTTCGAGAGAGTTGAAAAGTAACTTGGAAAGCGATGGTATTATCAAATATAATAAACATAAATATTACTGCGAAGATATATTGAAGTGAAGACATCCAGGGATATTCAGCGGTAGAAATTTCATTGCTAAATTCCTAAATATAGCTCAATTTGGCGTATTACCAGAACACATTATCAAATTATGTATTGGATCCATAATAACTGTGATCCTAGATATAGATGACTACGGGTGGCTTCCTGAAGGACCGGTGGCCAATGCTGGAGATATATTTTCGGTAACAAAATTGACATAAAAATTTATAATGGCCAAGATAATCAGGGGACACGATATTGGTGAAATAATGTGtttaagaagagaaaaatcctacGCAAACTGCGCCACCTTAAATTTTGTGTTACAGAGAAACCAATTCCTCATTATGATTACAAATATGGAGCTACAAATAATGGATTTGATCTGATATTAATCTACGAAATCTCTAGATTGACATGTCCCAcaagatatatttttattaagaaGACAACTACGATGATTCTAATCCTATTTTAGAACCTCgattaatttcaattttaattagaATTACGTCAACTATGATTGAAATATAAGTTATTAGGATAAGATTTGATTATTTATATGAAACCTTATATTCTTATTAACGTAGTTTTTAATTTAGAGTTTTATGACTGTGTTTTGAGTTATCCAAATCTTCTATCTgctataattattgttttagttgaCATTATAAATTCAATTACTATAACTATGATTTGTGCGAAATAAGGATTCTATAAATATCACAAATATTAGGGATTCAACACTAGGGTTACCAATTCCCGATTAAAATTACAAACATGAGGGATTCTACAAATATTGGTTTACTCTGATATTAATTTACAAAATCTCTAAATAAACATATCTCACAAATATATTTTAACACCTACTTTAAAACCTCGATTAATTTCAATTTTAACTAGGATTGTTTAGTAATTATATTATATAAAGCCATTATTTATTTTACTATACAATGTAAAATACGAGTTTAAATTCTTTTTTCTATGTCCATATACTTTTGTTTTCAAATAATCAAATACTTAAGAAAACTTCATTTACGTGGATATAAAAGCAGAGATTGAGCCGGGGCCGtaaggccccggtgatacctagtagGTCTATAAAAAAAGATTAGGGGAAATTTCCATAACCGTAAGTTTTtaatccaaaaaataaataaaaatagagaTATTGTCACTTGTCAGGGAAAACAGATTAGAAAAAGGCAAGTCATGTTGGAAATGCTCCAGATCAAGCATCTGCATCTCATTCTGCAACTTTTGACCGTGCGAGTAGTGTAGCTTTAACCCTAGATACCAGAGAGTTGTTTCTTTTGATGTCTTGCGAGGGACAATGGTTTTTAGGCGAGCAATCATACACGAGATTAAAATGCAGCTAGTGCAGGACTAGGCTATGCAGGCTCTCAAGAAGAGATAAAAGCTCCAGCACTTCTACTAGCAGCACAATGGCCATCAGAAAACTCTACTTCCTATACATCACTCAAGGGACCAGTGAAGAAAACATCTAGTGATTGGCCTCAGTTTAGTCTGTTTTTGATCACTTCAACTGTGCAACATGTCAAACAGAAAACTGAAAAGGAAAACTACCAATAGTTATTTAAGCAACAAAAACTAATAGATAAAGATAATACTGTCAAAAGTATGGAGAGCATGCATAAACAGATTTAAGTGTGATCAAGCAACAAAGcagcaaacaaaatcaaaactgaTTAAACTGAGTATCTAATACCAAATCTCAGTAGCATAATAAACCTAGACATAAAGACACGGAACTAAGCGGCAACTGAGGGCTTGGTAGCAGCTGAGAGTCTTGACCTCTTCTTTGCCAAACTCTCACTACGCCTGTCTCTCTGTTCCTTCAACCTGGAAGCAAGCAATTTTTGATAATCCGCAGCCTTGGACTTGGCTTTGGCGATTCTCTTCTATTTCTCAGCAATTCGGCCTCTCTTCCTCTGCAAAGTCAGGGGAGTCACCAATCTCTGGACCTTCGGTGCTTTGCTTGTTTGTTTACCTACAAAGTATCAACATTCTCGATCTTATAAGTTCTAAGATTTCAATCTGTAATTAAAAAATTTACAACCCACACTCTGCAAAATAATGTATGTCATTGAAGAAAACACGAACCTTTTTTGTTAGTAAAGGAGCGACGGTAGGTGTTAACATACTTTGTAACATCATCGTCCTTCGACAAATTAAAAAGCTTCCTGATCTTAGAAGCCCTCTTTGGACCTCTCATCCTGGGATTCTCGGTATCAGTCAATCCAGGCAAGTCTTTCTCACCCTTCTTCACAATGACCAAGTTCAGCACTGACAGGTCTTGGCTCACAATACACCCACGAACTGACTTCCTTCTCCTCTCACCGTTACGTCTTCCGTGTCCACGGAAGCAAGGAGTGCCTGACAAAACCAAACCAAAGACAAATTAACAAATATTCAAAAATACTAACCTACCTCAAAACCAATTTCACATAGCAAGAGGCTACTTTACCATGTTTTACAAAAAAAGTATTTAGAATTCAAAAATATTTGCAGATAGCCTAGCTAAAGTCTGTTCTGAAGTTACATAACCTCACAATTATAAAAAAGCAAATGAACAAAATCAACAGAACTTTTAAGTTGCAATTCAAATTTCTAGTAATACAAGTCTttcctttatcaaaaaaaaaaaaaaaaaaatcctgaaaaaCAAATGAAGGAGAAATTAAGCAACCATTCACCTCTGTGCAACAAGAGGTGAACACGCCCAGGGGTGAGGACTCCCTGCTTCATTGGGAAACCTTGTTTGTCGCATCCTCCCATAATCTTGAAGACGTAACCCTTGAACTCTTGTAGCACAAACAATCAAAAGTTTCATTCCAAAATTACGTAGACATACATTCATGAAGTTAGTATCTCAAAGAATGCACTAGAAACTCACATCGCCCAAAGCATCTCCACTGACTTCCTGTGAAATTCTCTTATCGTAAAAAGCACGCCTGCAAAAACCAAAACATCAACACCCAAACTAAACATACAAAGCAGTCAAAATGCAAATAATCCCAATGGAAAATAAAAATGCTACTTGAACAAACAGCTGATTCCAACATGTAGTTTCCCCTTCATCCACGTCATAAAATAAAAGCCTTCAATAATAAGAAATGAAATCATAGAAAACCCCTAGAATTAAATTGGGATCGGATTGGTAACCTAGGTCAAATAAGCTAAATCAGTTTGAAAATGAATGGaacatgaaaaaaaatatatatttaagagaagaacgataaatctAAAATGGAACCATTGTTAAGGGACTTTCTGGTCTTAATTGATTTGGGATTCATTGGTTTAGAagtttgtttatgggtaaaaattgttttttgctggttttggtaaatttgggtgtgtggatgagaaacgagtctaaatctaaaacaaatgcactgcatgagaGTACTTTTAGATTGGAGAGATCAGTCGGTATAatcctggcctaaatcaagaaatggccgttccagtcttgcttcggtcacaaagtgaaggagaagggttggtcttagggagggaagcgaagaaggtgttgagaccataatggttaattctgaaggtgtggctattttatgacttgtatcagaatttggaactggcttgcggaatgaaagctgtCGGttatttggtatttttctggatactgtgttgttgttctcaccaaaactgttgttttgtggaaattaggcaaaacctatttatacaagtcatattgaacgcaccctgatctcgcaaaaagtgggagtgattgagtaatggagaagtgagattgtgtgtaaatgccagagaccacgttcccaccatggaggaaactggtcagtttacacccactacttcttaccgccactaactgccctgctttctgacactttcttacaatgggcgtgttgcacgccgcacgttgtaaaccgccagaccaataccctgatgagcatcccccagtttgtgacatgtttgatgtctcgagtgttttcatggaaaacatgtagcaggttgctatgtgtggcaagtcaaagtcaggaaaCTTGCCATAGgagaataacacgtgatgctattaggattgcCTTGGCTgaccgcctaaaacttgccacaggcctgtcaattccgtGGCGAATTTGCACGGCTGAGATTGTAGCTTATGAGAaaggatgaccattgattatggccacatctagTTGTATAgtaaagtggcgccattggcatagtggcgcctgacgtagccatgacATAGTGGCAtaccagtggcgtagccgtggcagctgttttggcatattggtgttagacccaaatatggctccggcaacattggccctgttgctaagttaaacttaaggccttaggagaatcacttgacctagttggcatatgcgactttagctaaattagggtttggtgtatcgaaaccctaattagcacttGCGCTTcggcacagtggcgtggctgacatagttagcgcatgccagtgacacgatggtgcaagtagcacCTGACGTAGCCacggccgctagattttggcacattggtgtcaAACCGAAATGTGGCAtggaaacattggccatgttgccacatcaatcccaatgctctgggaaacgttacttggcttggttggcgtaacaactttgcctaaattaggatttggcgtgccaaaaccctaattagtgcatacaacatgcggcatgtggcatgtggccgtggcgcatcgacgttttgtgcaaatggtgtcgtagccacgccaaaggaaccatagccagacCATCATATGGAAACATCCACATGAGCAAGGATTGCcacgggtggctatgatatggcgtctttattagggtttcctgggtcccgcacggctcgtggcatgttgtggggcccgaagtggcataatttgtaccacgactggaaattagggtttcgaccatgcaaTGTCGTGTTTCTGGTTGGGATAACtacattgaagtctgttatggcgttggccacgaatagAAGATAGGTTGGCACGTAAGTGCattatttatggtatgttgccacgttcgTCATGTttttgtggcaaagtggcacgtccgGCACGTTGGGCATGCACGTTTGGAATGCCAGTTAGCGCATTGGCGTAACTTTTGAAAGCCAATTTGGTATTGGCGCAATTTTGCTTCTCTTTTTTAATACTGCGGCAGGTttagagtaacctgattggtcgaaaaagagagGTCAGGCCAAACGCGGGCGTAGACACACTTCTGGTGTGGGTGTgtcaagtttaaagcgacctgattggttgatgggaaatatggccgacaagtatgggcccatccacaacttatgtgcgtgtggcgggtttaaggcgacctgattggttgaggaaatagggccggtttaggcaacatggggtgtggctaatggaaaatggcgccggctggcctaaggcatggccgcgcctccctttgctgctgttcCTATTCTGCGGCTCccctatttcttgttttctgattctgggaaagattttgcacctactaattcatggcggattaattacccagtttgcctaggcttaatttcgacagacaAGGTCCGATATACTatgcaaggcgcaaaaccctaatctttgcaaattagtcagagtaatatctgaatcttgtgaattatcacaaaattgattgaattctatgtattgacacagagttctttaagttcatttccagagagcagtatgctttctgattgaatactttatgcaaagaccttatccttgatacttggaaattcatgctactctgctgcgagtgaacacaaattgtcatgccatatcaacattaagggttcagccggggaacataacacataaagcattcaaagaaacttatattaattgagtaaTACAggaaaggtgccaaaatttacagaatatctgggattgttgctacatgcaccattctggacaaatttcatgagaaaatattgagttgctcaataaatgcgccagtgaagagattgaacactcatcacttttacatggctccgtttttTCGTAGAGTGAAgacacattaaatgcagggttttacaaatgtagccctgaactaaaaaccaccatcaacattaagtctcctgcttagcgcgtaacaatggcattgttgcggggtaagcatgagatggtgacaggcagGGATGAAACCAAAAGGAATAACATGCGGAAACTGCCATGGAGAGTTCAACTGACCTTGGTAAGAGGCACGAGTGGTCCATGGTCCTTGCGTTGGCGGATTGGAACGTTAGCGCGCTCCCGGCTTGGCTACGGTGCTGATGGCATGGAGCATAGCGTTGGATTGGTCGTGAGGATTGGCGCGGAGTGTTTGGCGTGGCGACTTTGGCCACAGAGCGTTGCGTCATGGAGCATTGACGCTGGTTCGGCCGCGGAGCTTTGGCGTAACAACTTTGGCCATGGAACGTGGCGCCATGGAACACTGGCGCCGGTTTGGCCGTGGAGTTTTGGCGCCACGGGCCAAGCTTCCTTTTCCCGTACATGGCCCAAAAGGGAAACCTCCTTTTACTCAAACTCCGAAAAACAAAAACGCTATGCATACAAAGAAAAGTGCTTCCTATCATCCTTATTTCTTGTATCGTTGGCTTTGGTTTCGTTTCCGCATCTTCTAGCAGCAAAGGTGTATCGATTGAGATCCTACCGGCAGGAGTGATAACAACAGTACGAGAGCTTGGGTGTAACTCAGGTATGTAGTTCAACATCTCTTCTTTTCCTTTGAAACTTGTTTGTTCTTCTATGCCGGCATGAAACCCTAGCCAGTGGTTTCCTTGAACTTGCAAAACTTATCACAATGCGCTAGCAACATCGTAGTAGCATCAATAATGACATTAATAACAATGAATCCAGCACCATTAGCGTTTCTAGTAGGGCGGACGAAATCTATGCATGAATGGCCACTGTTTGCTCTCTCTTCTGTAAAACTTAGCCTTAGGTTTTGGCCATGTACACAATTCCCGCGGCATCACATGTGTTTGTTGGAGCGGGCGTCAGTGCCATTCCTCTTGGCCGTGAGGCCCATAACATGTGGCCACAGAAAACTTCCCGTAGAGAATTTGTTGTCGGCTCTTAATTACTGTACCCAATTTTTTGACAAAATCTTCATGTATGGTTTCCTCCAAAGTAGTAACTTTCTGTTTTGCTTCGTTGTAGTTACTTCGAAAGTAAAGGtagctgtagttgcaggaaatcctacattacacccctcatataatttcattattactcaactcatttttaggcttacactcttaattttattgatcaatatttgaatgttcttacaagaaaaaataaaggaatcaagaatgacctcttctCTAGACTTCCTCTCTCCTAttcacttgtttcttactcaaaaagatctctctccttcctttacaactgaacgactatttatagggaagtacatagtggatgacagctaatttgtcctttgtTTTCGAATAtggattgcgacattctcgcaaccttacaaatattaatctcgcaaactctctaattttcgcaggaccatcacatctttctcatgattttagctgacgtcgtttattatatcatttctgaaattgttctgcgacgctgttgtgttgtgttgttgataatttcgctaagatatcactgttgcgggattctgatcctacatttttcctcttctcatatcttctctgcgaagtagagaatgatgtgagaaatgccgcaactgttcatttcttcatattctgcatttatcacacgtactctttcttccatctgtttcttgacacgtcttttgtaactgctattttttaaccgtttatatttttccgtattaatcgtgtttatcttctcgaggaaaaattccctctatatatattctttctcactctccttttctttctttttattttctcggcAATTTCATCGTTCTTCTTCAAATCCGTtattgtaatttttcttctttcttcttcaatctttttaatttcttcttcatcttcatactatttcttctacagatcttcATCGCTCGTAATTtttttcgaaataatcttcctggtactgttttccatggattcatcaaggttagtttgttttttcttctttatgggttttgctgaaattgatcttgtttattgtcttatttgatgttgtttatgtgattcccatactcttgttatttcagcaaaagcgtctTCAATACTAAATTtatagttcagaaccctaatattcccaaatcgcagcataaggttgttgcgcataaaagaaagtctgcgaatgagaaggtagtaagaaacactatccttttttaataacaatattgtggcctctgtttcttatctggattgtaattcgcagggtgataaggatgtcaataaacctctcaagaaatatcgccaccttaaaactgttccaacttccgttccattccacttactcatctcttctaaatctcatgcgacatcttcgcaagataaacctttatcttccattcgcgaaaaagcttcctcagatttcatttcttcagctgacctttcaatgattcaaaccccccttgttgatccttctatgaatgaaacttcttctcttcatattgagaatgtttctcaaccttctttcactgccagttctctacctcagtctcttcctctttcgaaagaaactgtggaaggaatagatattgctttcaaagttttatctgaagtcctggatgatggcaagaagtcttctattgatcctatcaattCTAATGTTTGCAAAATTCTGTGTAAACATTTAGGttttgacagagctgcttcgcagtcagctttagaaaaagagtgtaatgctcttcgtctcgaaaatcaaaaacttcagaatgttttgttggatcgtgacaatcttcgcaagaagaatgatgaattgagaggtatgattttcttatctgtgtcttcaattttcccttttaatggttttatccttcccatatttaattatccttgaaatccctctttcgcatgttaagccttaaaccagaaacgaatagtggagagatatcaatttgaatctgctgttgaagaagcccgttttgataaagaaattttgatggatcaatataaccaattagataacctctattcatattctcttgatcatataaataatcttaccaatgaaaatacccaattagttcagagacaagatttattaagtaatgaagtatctcgcttttcttattctttaactaaaactaatttagggatgaaaactttatcagatgagaataaaaccttatctcaagagaagcgaacttgtttaaacaagatggcgatatcttcgcaacaacttagcattcttcagaaagtatgtgatgaccaagagcaatctcttcgctctttgagaaatgaacttaaagaagtaacatagtcatctatcgctgaaagagatacactcattcaaggtagaatagctttaagcgtaaaggcgaatcaacttaaagaataatattccaaattagaagaatcttattcttctcttgcgaagaaaaatgcctttcttatttctaaagagaaaaatcttcagtctcgacttaaaggtttagttggagataaatttgatgacgcaatggaccgttgggagaatagttgtctgtccttgattcaacaccttatttcgcaaaaggaaggtagtcataatagtttgactgccttaactatcttttctttgtcatatctttctgaattcttcatcttatttaaattttgtattttagttttcacagagtctgagaagaatcttcattcctccatttctgttttggaggctaaatatgccaaaatacgcaaagaaaatgcattgctcgtctctacccttactggttcccacgaccgagcagaaagaatactttattatcttgcttattttaaggatattcaagataaaaatcatcagagagcacttcttcgtcaagttcatctccgggatgaagtccttgtaaatgatattttactgtccaaatctcttcctcctacatcaattgaacctttggaagtagatgatgatgaagttcctcgttctgctgatagtgattatgattatgaaagtggtgtagaggatgatctcttggaagatgaggaagaaattccttctaaggaagtatctgctggtgttaatcaaaatgagaaagaaatctctcctgaagaagtaattgctggcgataatcaaggtgctggTCAAGGCGAggatcagaaccgaaatgaaggagaggcttgcgataatgagaacattggcaaAGAACGTCTGTTATCTTCTgctactggaattaatattgaagcttgagcttcttatttaGTTTTATCTTATtatatcacttttgcgaataatattcttcaaccaactttgga
Coding sequences within:
- the LOC113332130 gene encoding 40S ribosomal protein S6-like; this translates as MISFLIIEGFYFMTWMKGKLHVGISCLFKRAFYDKRISQEVSGDALGDEFKGYVFKIMGGCDKQGFPMKQGVLTPGRVHLLLHRGTPCFRGHGRRNGERRRKSVRGCIVSQDLSVLNLVIVKKGEKDLPGLTDTENPRMRGPKRASKIRKLFNLSKDDDVTKYVNTYRRSFTNKKGKQTSKAPKVQRLVTPLTLQRKRGRIAEK